A single genomic interval of Fusarium verticillioides 7600 chromosome 8, whole genome shotgun sequence harbors:
- a CDS encoding aldehyde dehydrogenase (NAD+), with product MATNGTKSHPINLKDNYVQIINGESAPTQKSHQGINPATLEKKPPVPVATQDDLNRAVDAARKAYKSWSKVPWEERKQKLFAWADAIEAQKKEFADLLVSEQGKPIAQASGEAEAAIAWVRGQASIDLPEEVVEDSESRKIITRYTPLGVAAAIVPWNFPLMLAAAKIAPALVTGNVIIVKPSPFTPYCGLKLVELAQQFFPPGVVQSLSGDDSLGPWITSHEGIDKISFTGSTNTGKLVMQSAAKTLKRVTLELGGNDAAVVFPDVDIESVAEKVSTLAFMNSGQICLNVKRIYVHESIYEKFRDVVVKHVKNYKLGDGSSEGTSHGPVQNEMQYNRVKTFFDDIEKQGWKVATGGKFDPAPKDGYYIQPTVIDNPPENSRIVVEEPFGPILPILSWKDENEVIERANDTKLGLGASVWSANIETAERVAKQLEAGTVWVNNHFDITPMAPFGGHKQSGIGAEWGINGLKGFCNVQSLFVSKL from the exons ATGGCTACCAACGGAACAAAGTCTCACCctatcaacctcaaggacaactatgtccagatcatcaacggcGAGAGCGCGCCAACTCAAAAGTCCCACCAGGGTATCAACCCAGCgactcttgagaagaagccccCAGTCCCTGTCGCCACCCAGGATGATCTGAACCGAGCTGTTGACGCTGCCAGAAAGGCTTACAAGTCTTGGTCAAAGGTTCCCTGGGAGGAACGAAAGCAAAAACTGTTTGCTTGGGCcgatgccattgaagctCAAAAGAAGGAATTCGCCGATCTTCTTGTTTCCGAGCAAGGCAAACCT ATTGctcaagcttctggtgaggctgaggctgcgATCGCCTGGGTCAGAGGTCAAGCTAGCATTGATCTTCCcgaagaggttgtcgaggACAGCGAGAGCCGCAAGATCATTACCAGATACACTCCTCTCGGCGTAGCCGCTGCTATCGTCCCATGGAACTTCCCCCTCATGCTTGCAGCTGCAAAGATTGCACCGGCTCTTGTTACAGGAAACGTGATCATAGTAAAGCCATCGCCTTTCACGCCCTACTGTGGCCTGAAGCTGGTTGAGCTGGCGCAGCAGTTCTTCCCTCCTGGTGTTGTTCAGTCACTCAGTGGTGATGATAGCCTTGGACCTTGGATCACGAGCCATGAGGGTATTGATAAGATCAGCTTTACGGGTTCGACTAATACTGGAAAGCTGGTTATGCAGAGTGCTGCCAAGACACTTAAGCGTGTTACTCTTGAGCT GGGTGGcaatgatgctgctgttgtgtTCCCTGATGTGGACATTGAGAGCGTGGCTGAAAAG GTTTCTACACTTGCATTCATGAACTCAGGCCAAATCTGCCTGAACGTCAAGCGAATCTATGTCCACGAATCTATTTACGAGAAATTCCGCGACGTCGTAGTCAAGCACGTCAAGAACTACAAGCTCGGTGACGGTTCGTCTGAAGGAACTAGCCACGGTCCTGTTCAGAACGAAATGCAGTACAACAGAGTCAAGACATTCTTCGacgacatcgagaagcaagGCTGGAAGGTCGCTACGGGTGGCAAGTTTGATCCTGCGCCCAAGGATGGTTATTATATCCAGCCTACGGTCATTGATAACCCCCCCGAGAACTCAAGAATTGTGGTTGAGGAGCCTTTTG GCCCTATCCTCCCTATCCTTTCATGGAAGGATGAAAATGAAGTCATTGAGCGTGCCAACGATaccaagcttggtcttggagccTCCGTCTGGTCTGCAAACATTGAAACAGCTGAGCGGGTGGCTAAGCAACTCGAGGCGGGAACTGTCTGGGTCAACAACCATTTTGATATCACTCCCATGGCCCCCTTCGGTGGTCACAAGCAGTCAGGAATCGGTGCTGAGTGGGGCATCAACGGACTCAAGGGTTTCTGTAATGTGCAGAGTCTCTTCGTGAGCAAGCTTTAG
- a CDS encoding 7-alpha-hydroxysteroid dehydrogenase: protein MSSKSFYALIAGVGPGTGRSVALRFAQKYPVVLLARRPESYESTLADVQKAGGKAIGVSADVGDAVSLKKAFETINKELPDSQLAAAIYNVGSGGFAKKPFLELTENDLNASIDGSIRAFFNFAQASIPHLLEAVPNSHYPPTLILTGATASIKGSAQFSTFAAGKWGQRAMHQSLAREFGPKGVHIAHAVIDGVINIPRTKDWAANDGVEDGKISPDAIAEAYWNLHTQHRSAFTQEIDIRPYVEKW from the exons ATGTCATCCAAGTCCTTCTACGCTCTCATCGCTGGCGTTGGCCCTGGCACTG GTCGTTCCGTCGCCCTGCGGTTCGCTCAGAAATACCCAGTCGTATTGCTTGCTCGCCGACCTGAGAGTTATGAGAGTACTCTTGCGGATGTCCAGAAAGCGGGCGGCAAGGCAATCGGAGTCTCCGCTGATGTAGGCGACGCTgtgtctttgaagaaggcTTTCGAGACTATCAACAAGGAATTACCAGATAGTCAACTCGCAGCCGCCATCTACAACGTTGGAAGCGGCGGCTTTGCTAAGAAGCCGTTCTTGGAGCTCACAGAGAATGACCTGAATGCCAGCATTGATGGATCCAT CCGAGCATTCTTCAATTTTGCGCAAGCAAGTatccctcatcttcttgaagcagtACCGAATTCTCACTACCCTCCTACTCTAATCCTCACGGGCGCCACAGCTTCCATTAAGGGGTCCGCGCAGTTCAGCACCTTTGCAGCTGGGAAATGGGGCCAACGCGCGATGCATCAGTCTCTTGCACGTGAATTCGGTCCAAAGGGTGTCCATATAGCTCATGCTGTGATTGACGGAGTGATAAATATCCCTCGCACAAAAGACTGGGCTGCTAATGACGGTGTCGAGGATGGAAAGATTAGCCCTGATGCG ATTGCTGAGGCTTATTGGAATCTTCATACCCAACATCGCTCTGCATTTACACAGGAGATCGATATCCGACCATACGTTGAGAAGTGGTAG
- a CDS encoding hypothetical protein (At least one base has a quality score < 10), which translates to MSHHFHVGAATGQHLLDPMSQGIGIMRDVVSRWSELDITQIGSLIAIAGTVPTAWRFLHRIWHEVYGTVRRFFLASVTIPGGDPLNRSVVKWILANRERHYRSFHGRTDIGQNGDRAAALKKTKHSIQYSPHWNTRWLFYEGNLFLVTRRIDDFSSCLSDPSYDGIGGEEITVSCFGWSAEPIKAFIESCREYSDRQTQFFVIIYARDRYGLSWKPKARKPIRHLETVHFDNETKQELLGDIRNYLDPMTQKRYQSRSMPYRRGYLFYGPPGTGKSSLSVAIAGEFGLDLYEVKIPSVATDADLEQMFQEIPPRCVVLLEDIDAVWTDRSNSDNGQEGSSAPNCTLSGLLNVLDGVGSVEGRIIIMTTNHPEQLDSALVRPGRVDMKVLLGNISRKSAEEMFIRMFSPDLGCTSHLDMDEIKKLAAEFGKEIPDNTFTPSSLQGFFQLHLESPREAASSIGAWVKRELDRSSEKEFELITGKRKL; encoded by the coding sequence ATGTCTCATCACTTCCACGTTGGCGCTGCTACCgggcagcatcttctcgatcCAATGTCACAGGGAATCGGTATCATGAGAGACGTTGTCTCGCGCTGGTCAGAACTCGACATCACACAGATCGGATCGCTCATTGCTATCGCCGGAACAGTACCTACAGCCTGGAGATTTCTCCATCGCATATGGCATGAAGTCTACGGTACAGTACGGCGTTTCTTTCTCGCATCTGTGACCATTCCCGGTGGCGATCCTCTCAACAGAAGTGTTGTCAAATGGATTCTGGCTAACCGGGAACGACACTATCGTTCATTCCATGGACGCACCGATATCGGACAGAATGGAGATCGCGCCGCAGCCCtgaaaaagacaaagcatTCTATCCAGTATTCACCCCACTGGAACACAAGATGGCTATTTTATGAGGGAAACCTGTTTCTTGTGACACGCAGAATCGACGACTTCAGCTCTTGTTTATCGGATCCCAGTTATGACGGTATcggaggagaagaaatcACTGTGAGCTGCTTTGGCTGGTCGGCTGAGCCCATCAAGGCCTTTATCGAATCATGCCGGGAGTATTCAGATCGACAAACACAGTTTTTTGTGATCATCTACGCTCGAGATCGCTATGGTCTTTCGTGGAAACCAAAGGCACGGAAACCAATTCGACATTTAGAGACTGTTCACTTCGACAATGAGACTaaacaagagcttcttggcgatatTCGAAATTATCTTGATCCCATGACACAGAAGAGATATCAGAGTCGCAGCATGCCTTATAGACGAGGCTATCTATTTTACGGACCCCCTGGAACTGGAAAGTCATCGTTGTCAGTTGCAATTGCTGGCGAGTTTGGACTGGATCTTTATGAAGTCAAGATCCCTAGCGTTGCCACGGATGCAGATCTGGAACAGATGTTCCAAGAGATTCCTCCACGGTGTGTAGTCTTGCTCGAAGATATCGATGCAGTTTGGACAGATCGTTCAAACTCAGATAACGGGCAAGAGGGAAGTTCTGCGCCTAACTGCACCCTTTCCGGACTTttgaatgtcttggatggcgTTGGTTCTGTTGAAGGACGCATCATTATCATGACCACGAATCATCCCGAACAGCTGGACAGCGCATTGGTCCGACCAGGACGAGTCGATATGAAGGTTCTCCTGGGCAACATCAGCCGAAAGTCAGCCGAAGAGATGTTCATTCGCATGTTTTCTCCTGATCTCGGATGCACCTCGCATCTTGAtatggatgagatcaagaagcttgctgcGGAATTTGGGAAAGAAATTCCTGACAACACGTTCACGCCATCGTCATTACAGGGCTTCTTTCAGTTACATTTGGAGAGCCCTCGAGAGGCTGCTTCAAGTATAGGAGCTTGGGTTAAAAGGGAGCTCGATAGGAGTTCGGAAAAGGAGTTTGAGCTTATTACTGGTAAGAGAAAGCTATAG